A window from Megalobrama amblycephala isolate DHTTF-2021 linkage group LG21, ASM1881202v1, whole genome shotgun sequence encodes these proteins:
- the trmt1 gene encoding tRNA (guanine(26)-N(2))-dimethyltransferase, which yields MLARTTLQVSFRCLCLSLAFPKKRASFLQILTTGCSCVLKNFRTMDSKKEPDESQDTTSADADSTTTAVPKEDTDPSSSTERSQTSSTEPGLLPGETVVREGKAAILFPSANEVFYNPVQEFNRDLTCAVITEFAREQLAQKGIRILVPGEKDRVVVRLSEEKNGMVDQEASEQLENEQQKEEEADEKEYITASVGERCEQGLCVLEGLAASGLRSVRFALEVPGLKSITANDYSAKAAALIARNAQHNNVSHMLQASQRDASMVMYEARGRKERYDVIDLDPYGSPSPFLDAAVQAVSEGGLLCVTCTDMAVMAGNSGETCYSKYGSMSIKSRYCHEMALRIILHCLDQRAAVYQRYIEPLLSVSVDFYIRVFVRVRTGQAVVKNSASKQALLYNCVGCGAFSLQRMGKRTSQGKHMKYSAATGPPVGPNCEHCGQRHQLGGPVWAEPLHDIKFVQKILNAVSGNPTRFRTSKRIEGVLSMVTEELQDVPLYYALDHLSSTVHCNTPPMLQFRSALLHAGYRVSFSHACKNAVKTDAPAGVLWDIMRCWEKSNPVKRERLSETSPAQRILSTEPTLQACFEIREDANPQSRKRHLTRFQENPQANWGPKARARAGGGISSELEDKRKHFQGKRKKPITDSSQLKSLPCKKFRKGTCTHGDKCCYSHELEQETNEDKMD from the exons ATGTTAGCAAGGACTACGCTTCAGGTATCTTTTAGGTGTCTTTGTTTGTCATTAGCGTTTCCTAAGAAGAGAGCATCCTTCCTTCAGATCCTCACAACAGGGTGCAGTTGTGTCTTGAAAAACTTCAGGACAATGGACAGCAAGAAAGAACCCGATGAATCCCAGGACACCACCAGTGCAGACGCAGACAGCACTACCACAGCAGTACCAAAGGAAGACACCGATCCCTCCAGCTCTACAGAAAGAAGTCAGACCTCATCTACAGAACCTGGGCTTTTACCAGGGGAGACAGTTGTCAGGGAGGGAAAGGCTGCTATTTTATTCCCCAGTGCTAATGAGGTGTTCTACAACCCTGTGCAGGAGTTCAACCGAGATTTAAC GTGTGCGGTGATCACAGAGTTTGCCAGGGAGCAGCTGGCTCAAAAGGGCATCCGGATCCTGGTCCCGGGTGAGAAAGACAGAGTCGTGGTCCGACTTTCAGAGGAGAAGAATGGAATGGTAGATCAGGAAGCATCAGAACAGCTGGAAAATGAGCAACAAAAGGAAGAAGAGGCTGATGAGAAGGAATACATCACTGCATCTGTAGGGGAAAGATGTGAG CAAGGTCTGTGTGTGCTGGAGGGTCTCGCGGCGTCAGGCCTGCGTTCGGTACGTTTTGCTCTGGAGGTTCCTGGCCTGAAGAGCATCACTGCTAATGATTACTCTGCTAAAGCTGCTGCCCTCATCGCCCGCAATGCACAACACAACAACGTGTCCCACATGCTGCAAGCCAGCCAAAGAGATGCCAG TATGGTGATGTATGAGGCAAGAGGGCGGAAGGAACGCTATGATGTCATTGATCTTGACCCCTACGGCAGCCCATCACCGTTTCTGGACGCGGCTGTGCAGGCTGTCAGTGAGGGAG GGTTGCTTTGCGTCACGTGTACGGACATGGCTGTAATGGCTGGAAACAGCGGGGAAACCTGCTACAGCAAATATGGCTCTATGTCCATCAAGTCCAGATACTGTCATGAGATG GCCCTGCGTATAATCCTGCACTGTTTAGATCAGAGAGCAGCCGTGTATCAGCGATACATTGAACCACTCTTGAGCGTGAGCGTGGATTTCTACATCCGTGTGTTCGTCAGAGTCAGAACCGGCCAGGCTGTAGTCAAAAACTCTGCAAG TAAGCAAGCGCTGCTGTATAACTGTGTCGGATGTGGCGCGTTCAGTCTGCAGAGGATGGGGAAGAGGACGAGCCAAGGCAAACA TATGAAGTATTCAGCAGCCACTGGACCACCTGTAGGGCCTAACTGTGAACACTGCGGGCAGAGACACCAG TTGGGCGGTCCTGTCTGGGCAGAGCCTCTTCATGATATTAAATTTGTTCAGAAGATTCTGAATGCTGTTTCAGGGAACCCCACTCGCTTCAGAACGTCCAAGCGGATTGAAGGGGTGCTTAGCATGGTGACCGAG GAGCTGCAAGATGTTCCTCTGTACTATGCTTTAGATCATCTGAGCAGCACAGTTCACTGCAATACGCCGCCCATGCTGCAATTCAG GTCAGCTCTCTTGCACGCTGGGTACAGAGTGTCTTTCTCTCATGCCTGTAAGAATGCTGTGAAGACCGACGCTCCCGCTGGGGTGTTATGGGATATCATGCGCTGCTGG GAAAAGTCCAATCCTGTGAAGAGAGAGCGGTTATCAGAAACCAGTCCTGCCCAGCGCATTCTCTCCACAGAGCCAAC TCTTCAGGCCTGCTTTGAGATCAGAGAGGACGCAAACCCTCAGTCACGGAAACGTCACCTCACGCGTTTCCAGGAGAACCCGCAGGCCAACTGGGGACCCAAAGCACGTGCCAGAGCTGG TGGAGGAATCTCCTCTGAGCTGGAGGACAAAAGAAAACACTTTCAGGGTAAAAGAAAGAAACCGATCACAGACTCTTCTCAACTCAAGAGCCTCCCGTGTAAAAAGTTTCGAAAG GGAACATGTACACATGGAGACAAATGCTGCTATTCACATGAGCTTGAGCAAGAAACCAATGAGGACAAGATGGACTAA
- the man2b1 gene encoding lysosomal alpha-mannosidase — MAALHISLLLQLFFCFVFSLPTGRNSICGYKSCPATKPSMLNVHLVPHTHDDVGWLKTVDQYYYGDRNNIQHAGVQYILDSVIDQLQKDPARRFIYVETAFFYRWWKQQSQDTRRIVTQLVNEGRLEFINGGWCMSDEATTHYSAVIDQMTLGLRFLNDTFGECGRPRVAWHIDPFGHAREHASIFAQMGYDGFFFGRLDYQDKARRMKTKEMEMLWRASESLTPPLADLFTGVLPNGYNPPEGFCWDQSCSDAPIRDDPDLEDYNVDEIVQKFLNASYKQATFYKTNHIIMTMGSDFQYENANLWYKNLDKLIKYVNALQAKGSKVNVLYSTPSCYLQELNLANLTWPLKTDDFFPYADDAHDFWTGYFTSRPALKLYERLSNSRLQTCNQLEVLGGPKSTSGPFGEGDSDTMKRAMGVAQHHDAVSGTEKQHVANDYARRLATGWAHCEVLVGNSLAVLSGSEAPRVFCENLNISVCPLTESSHKFSMNVYNPLGRTVSWPVRLPVNGSMYSVTDANGKAVDSQVVPLSKSTQEVRRNRGYAKGELVFQVEAPPLGYSTYIISMVQDEPPRSSFKPTATRSIQNKFLKVTFDDSTGLLSSLTNLETQQTIRLTQNFYWYNASAGNNKESTQPSGAYIFRPNSSDPFVINKTAEIQIVTVSSVVQEVTQWFSPWVSQVVRLYEDRRELELEWTVGPVPVSDGLGKEVITRLDTDIESSGYFYTDSNGREVLERRKDYRPTWDLKQTEPIAGNYYPINSRAYIKDDKRQLTVVTDRSQGASSIYNGSLEIMLHRRLLYDDFRGVGEPLSEPGEFLHGLVARGRLLLTLTPPDMAADVHRPLAQGMVLQPLLSFQDGTPPANTKLEFSGLQAALPPAVHLLTLSQWDKDSVLIRLEHQYQAKESKTHSQPVTVNLQKLFSTLEVLGASEMSLGANQWKDDMNRLQWNTEKNSKPLPLSARDPSPWEVTLKPMEIRTFLLRVRPL, encoded by the exons ACCGAAACAACATCCAGCATGCAGGTGTTCAGTATATTCTGGACTCGGTGATAGACCAACTACAAAAGGATCCAGCCCGACGTTTCATCTATGTAGAGACGGCCTTCTTTTACCGCTGGTGGAAGCAACAGAGCCAGGACACACGCCGAATTGTAACCCAGCTGGTCAATGAGG GTCGTCTTGAGTTCATAAACGGCGGCTGGTGTATGAGCGATGAGGCCACCACTCACTACAGCGCTGTCATAGATCAGATGACTTTGGGGCTGCGATTCCTGAATGACACCTTTGGCGAGTGCGGGCGTCCCCGGGTGGCCTGGCACATTGACCCGTTCGGACATGCCAGAGAACACGCCTCCATTTTTGCTCAG ATGGGTTATGACGGTTTCTTCTTTGGCCGTTTGGACTACCAGGACAAGGCTCGCAGGATGAAGACCAAAGAGATGGAAATGCTCTGGAGGGCCAGTGAAAGCCTGACGCCACCTCTCGCTGATCTCTTCACAG GCGTTCTCCCCAATGGCTATAACCCTCCTGAGGGCTTCTGCTGGGACCAGTCATGTAGTGATGCTCCCATAAGAGACGACCCAGACCTTGAGGACTACAATGTGGATGAGATCGTACAGAAGTTTCTCAACGCTTCCTATAAGCAG GCTACCTTTTATAAGACAAACCACATCATCATGACCATGGGTTCAGACTTCCAGTATGAAAACGCCAATCTCTGGTACAAGAACTTGGATAAGCTGATCAAGTATGTAAATGCCCTGCAAGCTAAAGGGAGCAAGGTGAACGTGCTTTATTCTACACCGTCCTGCTACCTGCAGGAACTCAACCTAGCCAACCTCACCTG GCCTCTGAAGACAGATGATTTTTTCCCCTATGCTGATGATGCTCATGATTTCTGGACGGGTTATTTTACCAGCCGGCCAGCACTGAAGTTATATGAGAGACTGAGCAACAGCCGACTACAG ACATGCAACCAGTTGGAGGTGCTCGGCGGGCCCAAGTCCACATCGGGGCCTTTTGGTGAAGGGGACAGTGATACTATGA AGAGGGCGATGGGTGTGGCCCAACATCATGATGCTGTGTCTGGGACAGAGAAACAGCATGTGGCAAACGACTACGCCAGGAGACTGGCTACAGGCTGGGCACATTGTGAG GTGCTGGTTGGTAATTCTCTGGCTGTTCTCAGTGGCTCTGAAGCTCCACGTGTGTTCTGCGAGAATCTTAACATAAGTGTGTGTCCCCTCACAGAAAGCAGTCATAAG TTCTCTATGAATGTGTACAATCCTCTGGGCAGGACTGTAAGCTGGCCTGTTCGTTTGCCTGTCAATGGTTCAATGTACAGTGTTACTGATGCAAACGGGAAAGCAGTGGACAGTCAG GTGGTTCCACTGTCTAAATCCACACAGGAAGTGAGACGGAACAGGGGTTATGCCAAAGGTGAGCTGGTTTTCCAGGTTGAAGCTCCTCCTCTTGGCTACAGTACGTACATCATTTCCATGGTTCAGGATGAGCCTCCAAGATCCAGTTTCAAACCGACAGCCACTCGCTCCATTCAGAACAAG TTCTTAAAGGTGACCTTTGACGACTCCACGGGTCTGTTAAGCAGCCTGACAAACCTGGAAACGCAACAAACCATTCGACTCACTCAGAACTTCTACTG GTATAATGCAAGCGCTGGGAATAACAAGGAGAGCACGCAGCCGTCGGGGGCTTACATCTTCAGACCTAATTCATCAGACCCCTTCGTCATTAACAAGACTGCTGAAATACAGATAGTTACGGTGTCCAGCGTGGTTCAAGAGGTGACGCAGTGGTTCAGCCCGTGGGTGTCTCAGGTTGTCCGTTTGTACGAGGACCGCAGGGAACTGGAGCTGGAGTGGACCGTGGGACCCGTGCCTGTCTC gGATGGTTTAGGGAAAGAAGTAATCACTCGTTTGGACACCGATATCGAGTCCTCTGGATATTTCTACACTGATTCCAATGGCAGAGAGGTTTTAGAGCGACG GAAAGATTATCGGCCCACATGGGATTTGAAGCAGACAGAGCCAATCGCCGGAAACTACTATCCAATCAACTCTCGCGCTTACATCAAG GATGATAAGCGTCAGCTAACAGTGGTGACCGATCGCTCTCAGGGGGCCAGCAGCATCTATAACGGCTCTCTGGAAATCatg CTGCACAGGAGACTGCTGTATGATGATTTTAGGGGGGTGGGAGAGCCTCTCTCTGAACCGGGAGAATTTTTACATGGTTTAGTTGCCCGAGGGCGTCTGCTGCTGACCCTCACTCCTCCAGACATGGCCGCAGATGTGCACAGACCCCTCGCACAGGGCATGGTGCTCCAACCCCTGCTCTCCTTCCAGGACGGCACACCTCCTGCTAACACTAAACTGGAG TTCTCTGGGCTTCAGGCTGCTCTGCCCCCTGCTGTTCACCTGCTGACACTGTCTCAGTGGGATAAAGACTCAGTTCTGATTAGGCTGGAACATCAGTATCAGGCCAAAGAGagcaaaacacactcacagccTGTTACAGTCAACCTACAG AAGCTGTTTTCTACTCTCGAGGTGCTTGGAGCATCTGAGATGAGTCTAGGAGCAAATCAATGGAAAGACGACATGAACCGCCTGCAGTGGAACACGG AAAAGAATTCAAAGCCCCTTCCTCTCAGTGCCAGAGACCCTTCACCATGGGAAGTGACACTAAAGCCAATGGAGATCCGTACCTTTCTGTTAAGGGTACGACCGCTGTAG